In Camelus ferus isolate YT-003-E chromosome 10, BCGSAC_Cfer_1.0, whole genome shotgun sequence, the following proteins share a genomic window:
- the LSP1 gene encoding lymphocyte-specific protein 1 isoform X7 — protein sequence MPPFLPALFCSIFSESATLGGVGCCRGQGLSGQVLGRSLKPSEAPELDEDEGFGDWSQKPEQRQQLWGARENPDCGEPPRGESPERGQEQEDRFSLAQMQSRAGCQRLASPPPEPARPHQHVHGSQGEDELSPGGVCLEELRLSPSSEPQVGLGPEDTEPRGPEGPVQGSPGLAETEEEDKQHQRCQQPRTPSPLVLEGTEPDSPPLSPSTKLIDRTESLNRSIEKSNSMKKSQPALPISKIDERLEQYTQAVETAGRVPKLARQPSFELPSMAVASTKSRWETGEVQAQSAAKSPSCKDIVAGDMSKKSLWEQKGSSKSSSTVKSTPSGKRYKFVATGHGKYEKVLVDEGPAP from the exons ATGCCCCCCTTCCTCCCGGCcctgttttgttccattttctcCGAGTCAGCAACTCTGGGTGGAGTGGGGTGCTGTAGAGGTCAAGGCCTCTCGGGCCAGGTCCTCGGCCGCAG CCTGAAGCCCTCGGAGGCCCCTGAACTGGATGAAGATGAGGGTTTCGGCGACTGGTCCCAGAAACCAGAGCAGCGGCAGCAGCTCTGGGGGGCCAGGGAGAACCCTGACTGCGGAGAGCCCCCTCGGGGCGAGAGTCCGGAGCGGGGACAGGAGCAGGAGGACAG GTTCAGTCTCGCTCAAATGCAGAGCCGCGCAGGCTGCCAGCGGctggcctctcctccccctgAGCCAGCACG ACCCCACCAGCACGTGCACGGGAGCCAGGGCGAGGATGAGCTGAGCCCAGGCGGGGTCTGTCTGGAGGAGCTGCGTCTGAGCCCCAGCTCAGAgccccaggtggggctgggaccaGAGGACACAGAGCCCAGAGGCCCTGAGGGGCCCGTCCAGGGCAGCCCGGGGCTGGCGGAGACTGAGGAGGAAGACAAGCAG CACCAGAGATGTCAGCAGCCCAGGACACCCAGCCCCTTGGTCTTGGAGGGGACCGAACCGGACTCTCCTCCCCTGAGCCCCAGCACCAAA CTCATCGACAGAACCGAGTCCCTGAACCGCTCCATTGAGAAGAG TAACAGCATGAAGAAgtcccagccagccctgcccatcTCCAAGATTGACGAGCGGCTGGAGCAGTACACCCAGGCCGTCGAG ACTGCCGGCCGGGTCCCCAAGCTAGCCCGCCAGCCCTCCTTCGAGCTTCCCAGCATGGCCGTGGCAAGCACCAAGAGTCGGTGGGAGACGGGAGAGGTGCAGGCTCAGTCCGCTGCCAAGTCCCCCTCCTGCAAG gataTTGTTGCTGGAGACATGAGCAAGAAGAGCCTCTGGGAGCAGAAGGGAAGCTCCAAGTCCTCATCAACAGTTAAG AGCACCCCGTCTGGAAAGAGATACAAGTTTGTGGCCACTGGACACGGGAAGTACGAGAAAGTGCTTGTGGACGAAGGCCCGGCGCCCTAG
- the LSP1 gene encoding lymphocyte-specific protein 1 isoform X2 — MNDLISAKCICSGPAFIQGPAPRRGGSGLPRERGSAPQPKPTEAPRPDLLPEGEVRPGRRRGVGGGPRRHREPQLAHTALSAATRRQAMAEAPSHPGSEEQQELLGDEDAGLTTQWSVEDEEEAARERRRRERDRQLRAQDEDEGDQSPEQLEQEKLLKPSEAPELDEDEGFGDWSQKPEQRQQLWGARENPDCGEPPRGESPERGQEQEDRFSLAQMQSRAGCQRLASPPPEPARPHQHVHGSQGEDELSPGGVCLEELRLSPSSEPQVGLGPEDTEPRGPEGPVQGSPGLAETEEEDKQHQRCQQPRTPSPLVLEGTEPDSPPLSPSTKLIDRTESLNRSIEKSNSMKKSQPALPISKIDERLEQYTQAVETAGRVPKLARQPSFELPSMAVASTKSRWETGEVQAQSAAKSPSCKDIVAGDMSKKSLWEQKGSSKSSSTVKSTPSGKRYKFVATGHGKYEKVLVDEGPAP; from the exons ATGAATGACCTCATCTCAGCCAAGTGCATCTGCAGTGGCCCTGCTTTCATACAAGGTCCCGCTCCCAGGCGCGGGGGGTCAGGGCTTCCACGTGAGAGGGGGTCTG CACCCCAGCCCAAGCCCACAGAGGCTCCCCGCCCCGACCTGCTGCCGGAGGGGGAAGTGAGGCCCGGCCGgcggaggggggtgggggggggcccCAGGAGGCACCGAGAGCCGCAGCTCGCACACACAGCCCTCAGCGCGGCCACCCGACGCCAGGCGATGGCCGAGGCGCCCAGCCACCCGGGCTCcgaggagcagcaggagctgcTGGGGGACGAAGACGCAGG GCTCACCACTCAGTGGAGCgtggaagatgaggaggaggccGCCCGGGAGCGGCGCCGCAGGGAGAGGGACAGGCAGCTTCGGGCCCAGGACGAGGACGAAGGGGACCAGTCCCCGGAGCAGCTGGAGCAGGAGAAGCT CCTGAAGCCCTCGGAGGCCCCTGAACTGGATGAAGATGAGGGTTTCGGCGACTGGTCCCAGAAACCAGAGCAGCGGCAGCAGCTCTGGGGGGCCAGGGAGAACCCTGACTGCGGAGAGCCCCCTCGGGGCGAGAGTCCGGAGCGGGGACAGGAGCAGGAGGACAG GTTCAGTCTCGCTCAAATGCAGAGCCGCGCAGGCTGCCAGCGGctggcctctcctccccctgAGCCAGCACG ACCCCACCAGCACGTGCACGGGAGCCAGGGCGAGGATGAGCTGAGCCCAGGCGGGGTCTGTCTGGAGGAGCTGCGTCTGAGCCCCAGCTCAGAgccccaggtggggctgggaccaGAGGACACAGAGCCCAGAGGCCCTGAGGGGCCCGTCCAGGGCAGCCCGGGGCTGGCGGAGACTGAGGAGGAAGACAAGCAG CACCAGAGATGTCAGCAGCCCAGGACACCCAGCCCCTTGGTCTTGGAGGGGACCGAACCGGACTCTCCTCCCCTGAGCCCCAGCACCAAA CTCATCGACAGAACCGAGTCCCTGAACCGCTCCATTGAGAAGAG TAACAGCATGAAGAAgtcccagccagccctgcccatcTCCAAGATTGACGAGCGGCTGGAGCAGTACACCCAGGCCGTCGAG ACTGCCGGCCGGGTCCCCAAGCTAGCCCGCCAGCCCTCCTTCGAGCTTCCCAGCATGGCCGTGGCAAGCACCAAGAGTCGGTGGGAGACGGGAGAGGTGCAGGCTCAGTCCGCTGCCAAGTCCCCCTCCTGCAAG gataTTGTTGCTGGAGACATGAGCAAGAAGAGCCTCTGGGAGCAGAAGGGAAGCTCCAAGTCCTCATCAACAGTTAAG AGCACCCCGTCTGGAAAGAGATACAAGTTTGTGGCCACTGGACACGGGAAGTACGAGAAAGTGCTTGTGGACGAAGGCCCGGCGCCCTAG
- the LSP1 gene encoding lymphocyte-specific protein 1 isoform X6, with protein MEKGGLPCGVDAALGARVSRLQGYRDQAAQPLGRASGPEPRALRFRPGSRPSPQTRVGQSGKLTTQWSVEDEEEAARERRRRERDRQLRAQDEDEGDQSPEQLEQEKLLKPSEAPELDEDEGFGDWSQKPEQRQQLWGARENPDCGEPPRGESPERGQEQEDRPHQHVHGSQGEDELSPGGVCLEELRLSPSSEPQHQRCQQPRTPSPLVLEGTEPDSPPLSPSTKLIDRTESLNRSIEKSNSMKKSQPALPISKIDERLEQYTQAVETAGRVPKLARQPSFELPSMAVASTKSRWETGEVQAQSAAKSPSCKDIVAGDMSKKSLWEQKGSSKSSSTVKSTPSGKRYKFVATGHGKYEKVLVDEGPAP; from the exons ATGGAGAAGGGTGGTCTGCCGTGTGGGGTGGATGCTGCCCTGGGAGCCCGGGTCAGCCGGCTGCAGGGGTACAGGGACCAAGCGGCCCAGCCCCTGGGCAGGGCGTCGGGGCCGGAGCCCAGAGCGCTGAGGTTCAGGCCAGGCTCCAGACCCAGCCCGCAAACCCGAGTAGGACAGAGCGGCAA GCTCACCACTCAGTGGAGCgtggaagatgaggaggaggccGCCCGGGAGCGGCGCCGCAGGGAGAGGGACAGGCAGCTTCGGGCCCAGGACGAGGACGAAGGGGACCAGTCCCCGGAGCAGCTGGAGCAGGAGAAGCT CCTGAAGCCCTCGGAGGCCCCTGAACTGGATGAAGATGAGGGTTTCGGCGACTGGTCCCAGAAACCAGAGCAGCGGCAGCAGCTCTGGGGGGCCAGGGAGAACCCTGACTGCGGAGAGCCCCCTCGGGGCGAGAGTCCGGAGCGGGGACAGGAGCAGGAGGACAG ACCCCACCAGCACGTGCACGGGAGCCAGGGCGAGGATGAGCTGAGCCCAGGCGGGGTCTGTCTGGAGGAGCTGCGTCTGAGCCCCAGCTCAGAgccccag CACCAGAGATGTCAGCAGCCCAGGACACCCAGCCCCTTGGTCTTGGAGGGGACCGAACCGGACTCTCCTCCCCTGAGCCCCAGCACCAAA CTCATCGACAGAACCGAGTCCCTGAACCGCTCCATTGAGAAGAG TAACAGCATGAAGAAgtcccagccagccctgcccatcTCCAAGATTGACGAGCGGCTGGAGCAGTACACCCAGGCCGTCGAG ACTGCCGGCCGGGTCCCCAAGCTAGCCCGCCAGCCCTCCTTCGAGCTTCCCAGCATGGCCGTGGCAAGCACCAAGAGTCGGTGGGAGACGGGAGAGGTGCAGGCTCAGTCCGCTGCCAAGTCCCCCTCCTGCAAG gataTTGTTGCTGGAGACATGAGCAAGAAGAGCCTCTGGGAGCAGAAGGGAAGCTCCAAGTCCTCATCAACAGTTAAG AGCACCCCGTCTGGAAAGAGATACAAGTTTGTGGCCACTGGACACGGGAAGTACGAGAAAGTGCTTGTGGACGAAGGCCCGGCGCCCTAG
- the LSP1 gene encoding lymphocyte-specific protein 1 isoform X8, producing the protein MSSPERPRRNSSKQGLEGLRRLTTQWSVEDEEEAARERRRRERDRQLRAQDEDEGDQSPEQLEQEKLLKPSEAPELDEDEGFGDWSQKPEQRQQLWGARENPDCGEPPRGESPERGQEQEDRFSLAQMQSRAGCQRLASPPPEPARPHQHVHGSQGEDELSPGGVCLEELRLSPSSEPQVGLGPEDTEPRGPEGPVQGSPGLAETEEEDKQHQRCQQPRTPSPLVLEGTEPDSPPLSPSTKLIDRTESLNRSIEKSNSMKKSQPALPISKIDERLEQYTQAVETAGRVPKLARQPSFELPSMAVASTKSRWETGEVQAQSAAKSPSCKDIVAGDMSKKSLWEQKGSSKSSSTVKSTPSGKRYKFVATGHGKYEKVLVDEGPAP; encoded by the exons ATGAGCAGCCCGGAGCGCCCGAGAAGGAATTCTAGCAAACAGGGCCTGGAGGGCCTCCGGAG GCTCACCACTCAGTGGAGCgtggaagatgaggaggaggccGCCCGGGAGCGGCGCCGCAGGGAGAGGGACAGGCAGCTTCGGGCCCAGGACGAGGACGAAGGGGACCAGTCCCCGGAGCAGCTGGAGCAGGAGAAGCT CCTGAAGCCCTCGGAGGCCCCTGAACTGGATGAAGATGAGGGTTTCGGCGACTGGTCCCAGAAACCAGAGCAGCGGCAGCAGCTCTGGGGGGCCAGGGAGAACCCTGACTGCGGAGAGCCCCCTCGGGGCGAGAGTCCGGAGCGGGGACAGGAGCAGGAGGACAG GTTCAGTCTCGCTCAAATGCAGAGCCGCGCAGGCTGCCAGCGGctggcctctcctccccctgAGCCAGCACG ACCCCACCAGCACGTGCACGGGAGCCAGGGCGAGGATGAGCTGAGCCCAGGCGGGGTCTGTCTGGAGGAGCTGCGTCTGAGCCCCAGCTCAGAgccccaggtggggctgggaccaGAGGACACAGAGCCCAGAGGCCCTGAGGGGCCCGTCCAGGGCAGCCCGGGGCTGGCGGAGACTGAGGAGGAAGACAAGCAG CACCAGAGATGTCAGCAGCCCAGGACACCCAGCCCCTTGGTCTTGGAGGGGACCGAACCGGACTCTCCTCCCCTGAGCCCCAGCACCAAA CTCATCGACAGAACCGAGTCCCTGAACCGCTCCATTGAGAAGAG TAACAGCATGAAGAAgtcccagccagccctgcccatcTCCAAGATTGACGAGCGGCTGGAGCAGTACACCCAGGCCGTCGAG ACTGCCGGCCGGGTCCCCAAGCTAGCCCGCCAGCCCTCCTTCGAGCTTCCCAGCATGGCCGTGGCAAGCACCAAGAGTCGGTGGGAGACGGGAGAGGTGCAGGCTCAGTCCGCTGCCAAGTCCCCCTCCTGCAAG gataTTGTTGCTGGAGACATGAGCAAGAAGAGCCTCTGGGAGCAGAAGGGAAGCTCCAAGTCCTCATCAACAGTTAAG AGCACCCCGTCTGGAAAGAGATACAAGTTTGTGGCCACTGGACACGGGAAGTACGAGAAAGTGCTTGTGGACGAAGGCCCGGCGCCCTAG
- the LSP1 gene encoding lymphocyte-specific protein 1 isoform X1 — translation MEKGGLPCGVDAALGARVSRLQGYRDQAAQPLGRASGPEPRALRFRPGSRPSPQTRVGQSGKLTTQWSVEDEEEAARERRRRERDRQLRAQDEDEGDQSPEQLEQEKLLKPSEAPELDEDEGFGDWSQKPEQRQQLWGARENPDCGEPPRGESPERGQEQEDRFSLAQMQSRAGCQRLASPPPEPARPHQHVHGSQGEDELSPGGVCLEELRLSPSSEPQVGLGPEDTEPRGPEGPVQGSPGLAETEEEDKQHQRCQQPRTPSPLVLEGTEPDSPPLSPSTKLIDRTESLNRSIEKSNSMKKSQPALPISKIDERLEQYTQAVETAGRVPKLARQPSFELPSMAVASTKSRWETGEVQAQSAAKSPSCKDIVAGDMSKKSLWEQKGSSKSSSTVKSTPSGKRYKFVATGHGKYEKVLVDEGPAP, via the exons ATGGAGAAGGGTGGTCTGCCGTGTGGGGTGGATGCTGCCCTGGGAGCCCGGGTCAGCCGGCTGCAGGGGTACAGGGACCAAGCGGCCCAGCCCCTGGGCAGGGCGTCGGGGCCGGAGCCCAGAGCGCTGAGGTTCAGGCCAGGCTCCAGACCCAGCCCGCAAACCCGAGTAGGACAGAGCGGCAA GCTCACCACTCAGTGGAGCgtggaagatgaggaggaggccGCCCGGGAGCGGCGCCGCAGGGAGAGGGACAGGCAGCTTCGGGCCCAGGACGAGGACGAAGGGGACCAGTCCCCGGAGCAGCTGGAGCAGGAGAAGCT CCTGAAGCCCTCGGAGGCCCCTGAACTGGATGAAGATGAGGGTTTCGGCGACTGGTCCCAGAAACCAGAGCAGCGGCAGCAGCTCTGGGGGGCCAGGGAGAACCCTGACTGCGGAGAGCCCCCTCGGGGCGAGAGTCCGGAGCGGGGACAGGAGCAGGAGGACAG GTTCAGTCTCGCTCAAATGCAGAGCCGCGCAGGCTGCCAGCGGctggcctctcctccccctgAGCCAGCACG ACCCCACCAGCACGTGCACGGGAGCCAGGGCGAGGATGAGCTGAGCCCAGGCGGGGTCTGTCTGGAGGAGCTGCGTCTGAGCCCCAGCTCAGAgccccaggtggggctgggaccaGAGGACACAGAGCCCAGAGGCCCTGAGGGGCCCGTCCAGGGCAGCCCGGGGCTGGCGGAGACTGAGGAGGAAGACAAGCAG CACCAGAGATGTCAGCAGCCCAGGACACCCAGCCCCTTGGTCTTGGAGGGGACCGAACCGGACTCTCCTCCCCTGAGCCCCAGCACCAAA CTCATCGACAGAACCGAGTCCCTGAACCGCTCCATTGAGAAGAG TAACAGCATGAAGAAgtcccagccagccctgcccatcTCCAAGATTGACGAGCGGCTGGAGCAGTACACCCAGGCCGTCGAG ACTGCCGGCCGGGTCCCCAAGCTAGCCCGCCAGCCCTCCTTCGAGCTTCCCAGCATGGCCGTGGCAAGCACCAAGAGTCGGTGGGAGACGGGAGAGGTGCAGGCTCAGTCCGCTGCCAAGTCCCCCTCCTGCAAG gataTTGTTGCTGGAGACATGAGCAAGAAGAGCCTCTGGGAGCAGAAGGGAAGCTCCAAGTCCTCATCAACAGTTAAG AGCACCCCGTCTGGAAAGAGATACAAGTTTGTGGCCACTGGACACGGGAAGTACGAGAAAGTGCTTGTGGACGAAGGCCCGGCGCCCTAG
- the LSP1 gene encoding lymphocyte-specific protein 1 isoform X5 yields the protein MEKGGLPCGVDAALGARVSRLQGYRDQAAQPLGRASGPEPRALRFRPGSRPSPQTRVGQSGKLTTQWSVEDEEEAARERRRRERDRQLRAQDEDEGDQSPEQLEQEKLLKPSEAPELDEDEGFGDWSQKPEQRQQLWGARENPDCGEPPRGESPERGQEQEDRFSLAQMQSRAGCQRLASPPPEPARPHQHVHGSQGEDELSPGGVCLEELRLSPSSEPQHQRCQQPRTPSPLVLEGTEPDSPPLSPSTKLIDRTESLNRSIEKSNSMKKSQPALPISKIDERLEQYTQAVETAGRVPKLARQPSFELPSMAVASTKSRWETGEVQAQSAAKSPSCKDIVAGDMSKKSLWEQKGSSKSSSTVKSTPSGKRYKFVATGHGKYEKVLVDEGPAP from the exons ATGGAGAAGGGTGGTCTGCCGTGTGGGGTGGATGCTGCCCTGGGAGCCCGGGTCAGCCGGCTGCAGGGGTACAGGGACCAAGCGGCCCAGCCCCTGGGCAGGGCGTCGGGGCCGGAGCCCAGAGCGCTGAGGTTCAGGCCAGGCTCCAGACCCAGCCCGCAAACCCGAGTAGGACAGAGCGGCAA GCTCACCACTCAGTGGAGCgtggaagatgaggaggaggccGCCCGGGAGCGGCGCCGCAGGGAGAGGGACAGGCAGCTTCGGGCCCAGGACGAGGACGAAGGGGACCAGTCCCCGGAGCAGCTGGAGCAGGAGAAGCT CCTGAAGCCCTCGGAGGCCCCTGAACTGGATGAAGATGAGGGTTTCGGCGACTGGTCCCAGAAACCAGAGCAGCGGCAGCAGCTCTGGGGGGCCAGGGAGAACCCTGACTGCGGAGAGCCCCCTCGGGGCGAGAGTCCGGAGCGGGGACAGGAGCAGGAGGACAG GTTCAGTCTCGCTCAAATGCAGAGCCGCGCAGGCTGCCAGCGGctggcctctcctccccctgAGCCAGCACG ACCCCACCAGCACGTGCACGGGAGCCAGGGCGAGGATGAGCTGAGCCCAGGCGGGGTCTGTCTGGAGGAGCTGCGTCTGAGCCCCAGCTCAGAgccccag CACCAGAGATGTCAGCAGCCCAGGACACCCAGCCCCTTGGTCTTGGAGGGGACCGAACCGGACTCTCCTCCCCTGAGCCCCAGCACCAAA CTCATCGACAGAACCGAGTCCCTGAACCGCTCCATTGAGAAGAG TAACAGCATGAAGAAgtcccagccagccctgcccatcTCCAAGATTGACGAGCGGCTGGAGCAGTACACCCAGGCCGTCGAG ACTGCCGGCCGGGTCCCCAAGCTAGCCCGCCAGCCCTCCTTCGAGCTTCCCAGCATGGCCGTGGCAAGCACCAAGAGTCGGTGGGAGACGGGAGAGGTGCAGGCTCAGTCCGCTGCCAAGTCCCCCTCCTGCAAG gataTTGTTGCTGGAGACATGAGCAAGAAGAGCCTCTGGGAGCAGAAGGGAAGCTCCAAGTCCTCATCAACAGTTAAG AGCACCCCGTCTGGAAAGAGATACAAGTTTGTGGCCACTGGACACGGGAAGTACGAGAAAGTGCTTGTGGACGAAGGCCCGGCGCCCTAG
- the LSP1 gene encoding lymphocyte-specific protein 1 isoform X4, whose protein sequence is MNDLISAKCICSGPAFIQGPAPRRGGSGLPRERGSAPQPKPTEAPRPDLLPEGEVRPGRRRGVGGGPRRHREPQLAHTALSAATRRQAMAEAPSHPGSEEQQELLGDEDAGLTTQWSVEDEEEAARERRRRERDRQLRAQDEDEGDQSPEQLEQEKLLKPSEAPELDEDEGFGDWSQKPEQRQQLWGARENPDCGEPPRGESPERGQEQEDRPHQHVHGSQGEDELSPGGVCLEELRLSPSSEPQVGLGPEDTEPRGPEGPVQGSPGLAETEEEDKQHQRCQQPRTPSPLVLEGTEPDSPPLSPSTKLIDRTESLNRSIEKSNSMKKSQPALPISKIDERLEQYTQAVETAGRVPKLARQPSFELPSMAVASTKSRWETGEVQAQSAAKSPSCKDIVAGDMSKKSLWEQKGSSKSSSTVKSTPSGKRYKFVATGHGKYEKVLVDEGPAP, encoded by the exons ATGAATGACCTCATCTCAGCCAAGTGCATCTGCAGTGGCCCTGCTTTCATACAAGGTCCCGCTCCCAGGCGCGGGGGGTCAGGGCTTCCACGTGAGAGGGGGTCTG CACCCCAGCCCAAGCCCACAGAGGCTCCCCGCCCCGACCTGCTGCCGGAGGGGGAAGTGAGGCCCGGCCGgcggaggggggtgggggggggcccCAGGAGGCACCGAGAGCCGCAGCTCGCACACACAGCCCTCAGCGCGGCCACCCGACGCCAGGCGATGGCCGAGGCGCCCAGCCACCCGGGCTCcgaggagcagcaggagctgcTGGGGGACGAAGACGCAGG GCTCACCACTCAGTGGAGCgtggaagatgaggaggaggccGCCCGGGAGCGGCGCCGCAGGGAGAGGGACAGGCAGCTTCGGGCCCAGGACGAGGACGAAGGGGACCAGTCCCCGGAGCAGCTGGAGCAGGAGAAGCT CCTGAAGCCCTCGGAGGCCCCTGAACTGGATGAAGATGAGGGTTTCGGCGACTGGTCCCAGAAACCAGAGCAGCGGCAGCAGCTCTGGGGGGCCAGGGAGAACCCTGACTGCGGAGAGCCCCCTCGGGGCGAGAGTCCGGAGCGGGGACAGGAGCAGGAGGACAG ACCCCACCAGCACGTGCACGGGAGCCAGGGCGAGGATGAGCTGAGCCCAGGCGGGGTCTGTCTGGAGGAGCTGCGTCTGAGCCCCAGCTCAGAgccccaggtggggctgggaccaGAGGACACAGAGCCCAGAGGCCCTGAGGGGCCCGTCCAGGGCAGCCCGGGGCTGGCGGAGACTGAGGAGGAAGACAAGCAG CACCAGAGATGTCAGCAGCCCAGGACACCCAGCCCCTTGGTCTTGGAGGGGACCGAACCGGACTCTCCTCCCCTGAGCCCCAGCACCAAA CTCATCGACAGAACCGAGTCCCTGAACCGCTCCATTGAGAAGAG TAACAGCATGAAGAAgtcccagccagccctgcccatcTCCAAGATTGACGAGCGGCTGGAGCAGTACACCCAGGCCGTCGAG ACTGCCGGCCGGGTCCCCAAGCTAGCCCGCCAGCCCTCCTTCGAGCTTCCCAGCATGGCCGTGGCAAGCACCAAGAGTCGGTGGGAGACGGGAGAGGTGCAGGCTCAGTCCGCTGCCAAGTCCCCCTCCTGCAAG gataTTGTTGCTGGAGACATGAGCAAGAAGAGCCTCTGGGAGCAGAAGGGAAGCTCCAAGTCCTCATCAACAGTTAAG AGCACCCCGTCTGGAAAGAGATACAAGTTTGTGGCCACTGGACACGGGAAGTACGAGAAAGTGCTTGTGGACGAAGGCCCGGCGCCCTAG
- the LSP1 gene encoding lymphocyte-specific protein 1 isoform X3 — protein sequence MEKGGLPCGVDAALGARVSRLQGYRDQAAQPLGRASGPEPRALRFRPGSRPSPQTRVGQSGKLTTQWSVEDEEEAARERRRRERDRQLRAQDEDEGDQSPEQLEQEKLLKPSEAPELDEDEGFGDWSQKPEQRQQLWGARENPDCGEPPRGESPERGQEQEDRPHQHVHGSQGEDELSPGGVCLEELRLSPSSEPQVGLGPEDTEPRGPEGPVQGSPGLAETEEEDKQHQRCQQPRTPSPLVLEGTEPDSPPLSPSTKLIDRTESLNRSIEKSNSMKKSQPALPISKIDERLEQYTQAVETAGRVPKLARQPSFELPSMAVASTKSRWETGEVQAQSAAKSPSCKDIVAGDMSKKSLWEQKGSSKSSSTVKSTPSGKRYKFVATGHGKYEKVLVDEGPAP from the exons ATGGAGAAGGGTGGTCTGCCGTGTGGGGTGGATGCTGCCCTGGGAGCCCGGGTCAGCCGGCTGCAGGGGTACAGGGACCAAGCGGCCCAGCCCCTGGGCAGGGCGTCGGGGCCGGAGCCCAGAGCGCTGAGGTTCAGGCCAGGCTCCAGACCCAGCCCGCAAACCCGAGTAGGACAGAGCGGCAA GCTCACCACTCAGTGGAGCgtggaagatgaggaggaggccGCCCGGGAGCGGCGCCGCAGGGAGAGGGACAGGCAGCTTCGGGCCCAGGACGAGGACGAAGGGGACCAGTCCCCGGAGCAGCTGGAGCAGGAGAAGCT CCTGAAGCCCTCGGAGGCCCCTGAACTGGATGAAGATGAGGGTTTCGGCGACTGGTCCCAGAAACCAGAGCAGCGGCAGCAGCTCTGGGGGGCCAGGGAGAACCCTGACTGCGGAGAGCCCCCTCGGGGCGAGAGTCCGGAGCGGGGACAGGAGCAGGAGGACAG ACCCCACCAGCACGTGCACGGGAGCCAGGGCGAGGATGAGCTGAGCCCAGGCGGGGTCTGTCTGGAGGAGCTGCGTCTGAGCCCCAGCTCAGAgccccaggtggggctgggaccaGAGGACACAGAGCCCAGAGGCCCTGAGGGGCCCGTCCAGGGCAGCCCGGGGCTGGCGGAGACTGAGGAGGAAGACAAGCAG CACCAGAGATGTCAGCAGCCCAGGACACCCAGCCCCTTGGTCTTGGAGGGGACCGAACCGGACTCTCCTCCCCTGAGCCCCAGCACCAAA CTCATCGACAGAACCGAGTCCCTGAACCGCTCCATTGAGAAGAG TAACAGCATGAAGAAgtcccagccagccctgcccatcTCCAAGATTGACGAGCGGCTGGAGCAGTACACCCAGGCCGTCGAG ACTGCCGGCCGGGTCCCCAAGCTAGCCCGCCAGCCCTCCTTCGAGCTTCCCAGCATGGCCGTGGCAAGCACCAAGAGTCGGTGGGAGACGGGAGAGGTGCAGGCTCAGTCCGCTGCCAAGTCCCCCTCCTGCAAG gataTTGTTGCTGGAGACATGAGCAAGAAGAGCCTCTGGGAGCAGAAGGGAAGCTCCAAGTCCTCATCAACAGTTAAG AGCACCCCGTCTGGAAAGAGATACAAGTTTGTGGCCACTGGACACGGGAAGTACGAGAAAGTGCTTGTGGACGAAGGCCCGGCGCCCTAG